The following proteins are encoded in a genomic region of Vibrio spartinae:
- the bufB gene encoding MNIO family bufferin maturase: MIISRLTQSTEDVQTSSGFPRRSGVSLKPCHYQTILAEKPSVGFFEIHAENYLSAGGPNRYYLEKIREHYPITVHGVGLSIGGESPLNREHLKKVAQLVEWIEPLVFSEHLAWSSHFDHFFNDLLPLPYTEKTLRQVCAHIDQVQEQMKRPMLLENPSTYLRFNTTTMSELEFITTIIERTGCQLLLDVNNVAVSCFNHQQDPYQYIDQFPGQSVRQIHLAGYAIDQNETVPLRIDSHDREVTDDVWQLYQYTLQKWGDKPTLIEWDGQLPEFAVLQQQATMADQIRTRIQDTFQSKLSQSNSGADHATTI, encoded by the coding sequence ATGATTATATCTCGTCTAACCCAATCCACCGAAGACGTGCAAACGTCTTCGGGCTTTCCTCGCCGAAGTGGGGTGAGCTTAAAACCCTGTCACTATCAAACAATTTTGGCAGAAAAACCGTCAGTCGGTTTTTTTGAAATCCATGCCGAAAACTATCTCTCCGCCGGAGGGCCTAACCGCTACTATCTGGAAAAGATTCGGGAACACTATCCGATCACCGTTCACGGGGTTGGCCTCTCTATCGGTGGCGAGTCACCATTAAACCGAGAGCACCTGAAAAAAGTCGCTCAACTGGTTGAATGGATCGAACCGCTGGTCTTCTCTGAGCATTTAGCTTGGTCCAGCCACTTCGATCATTTTTTTAACGATTTGCTGCCACTCCCTTACACGGAAAAAACGCTCCGACAAGTTTGTGCACACATTGATCAGGTTCAGGAGCAAATGAAACGCCCGATGCTGTTGGAAAATCCATCCACCTATTTGCGTTTCAACACAACCACCATGAGTGAGCTGGAATTTATCACAACGATCATCGAGCGGACCGGTTGCCAGTTGTTACTTGACGTCAATAATGTTGCCGTCTCCTGCTTCAATCATCAGCAGGATCCTTACCAATATATCGATCAATTTCCCGGCCAGTCTGTGCGACAAATTCATCTGGCTGGATATGCGATTGACCAGAATGAGACAGTCCCACTGAGGATCGATAGTCATGATCGAGAAGTCACTGACGATGTTTGGCAACTATATCAATATACTTTGCAGAAGTGGGGAGATAAGCCCACGTTGATTGAATGGGACGGACAACTGCCGGAATTCGCCGTGCTGCAACAACAGGCTACCATGGCTGATCAGATACGGACTCGCATTCAAGACACTTTTCAATCGAAGCTAAGTCAATCAAATTCAGGGGCAGACCATGCAACAACAATTTAG
- a CDS encoding BufA1 family periplasmic bufferin-type metallophore, translating into MNTSKTSLAFALTTAVALSAVTLPAQAASKEKCYGIALAGQNDCKAGPGTSCAGTSKTDYQGDAWKFVPKGTCMEMKSETSPTGHGLLKAF; encoded by the coding sequence ATGAACACATCAAAAACATCTCTTGCTTTCGCTCTGACAACTGCGGTTGCACTTTCGGCAGTGACACTGCCGGCTCAAGCCGCCAGTAAAGAAAAATGCTACGGAATTGCACTTGCCGGGCAAAATGATTGTAAAGCCGGCCCCGGAACCTCTTGTGCCGGGACATCAAAAACAGATTATCAGGGAGATGCCTGGAAGTTTGTTCCTAAAGGGACCTGCATGGAGATGAAATCAGAAACCTCGCCGACAGGCCATGGTCTGCTCAAAGCATTCTAA
- a CDS encoding zf-HC2 domain-containing protein: MMMNCKQATRLLSERMERTLTTKEKLALRLHTSMCSSCRRFGKQMDDIRSLSKVYMCTELKDKEE; encoded by the coding sequence ATGATGATGAACTGTAAACAAGCCACACGCCTTCTTTCCGAACGAATGGAGCGAACACTCACAACCAAAGAAAAATTAGCGCTGCGTCTCCATACGAGCATGTGTAGCAGTTGCCGCCGCTTTGGGAAGCAAATGGATGATATCCGTTCATTATCAAAGGTTTATATGTGCACGGAATTAAAAGATAAAGAAGAATAA
- a CDS encoding RNA polymerase factor sigma-70: MTLADSEIQPNIHSRRLFDDEQFIQPLRQQMLKFARLQVQDEQLAEDAVQEAMIAAYQHIDKFEQQAALKTWIFAILKNKLIDLLRKEKRITVASQLEQGDGIQGDALIEKLFDQHGHWHKHERPVKWQQPDNCIENEHFWRVFDACLNALPERYSRLFMMREFLELETPEICHHEEISVSHLNVTLYRARLRLRECLENNWYLSEER; this comes from the coding sequence ATGACATTAGCCGACTCAGAGATTCAACCAAACATACACTCACGCCGTCTCTTTGATGATGAGCAGTTTATCCAACCATTAAGGCAGCAGATGTTGAAATTTGCTCGGTTGCAGGTTCAAGACGAGCAACTGGCCGAGGACGCTGTTCAAGAAGCGATGATTGCCGCGTATCAACATATCGATAAGTTTGAACAGCAAGCTGCGCTGAAAACTTGGATTTTTGCCATTCTCAAAAATAAGTTGATCGATTTACTGAGAAAAGAAAAGCGCATCACTGTCGCCAGTCAGCTTGAGCAAGGGGACGGTATTCAAGGCGATGCCCTGATTGAAAAACTGTTTGATCAACATGGCCACTGGCATAAACATGAGCGTCCTGTGAAATGGCAACAACCTGACAATTGTATTGAAAACGAACATTTTTGGCGCGTGTTTGATGCTTGCCTGAATGCTTTACCGGAACGCTACAGTCGATTATTCATGATGCGAGAGTTCCTTGAACTGGAAACCCCCGAGATTTGTCATCATGAAGAGATATCGGTTAGTCACCTCAATGTCACGCTCTACCGTGCTCGTCTCAGACTCAGGGAGTGTTTAGAAAATAACTGGTATCTGTCGGAGGAACGATGA
- the yacG gene encoding DNA gyrase inhibitor YacG yields the protein MTNPKITTVQCPQCGNTVIWGEQSPFRPFCSKQCQMIDFGSWANEENAIPSAPNISDTEDWSEDDLD from the coding sequence ATGACGAATCCAAAAATTACCACCGTTCAATGTCCTCAATGTGGCAACACTGTTATTTGGGGTGAGCAAAGCCCCTTTCGGCCATTTTGTAGTAAACAATGCCAAATGATCGACTTTGGCAGTTGGGCAAATGAAGAGAATGCCATCCCCAGTGCACCCAATATATCCGATACGGAAGATTGGTCAGAAGACGATCTCGATTAA
- the zapD gene encoding cell division protein ZapD — protein MTIHQFEHPLNEKTRIYLRVEALLAQLHRASQFDDSDQYQLFFRALFDLLDIFEQIQLRSELAKDIEKQRIMYRNWLNVDGVDQNTLLALLREVDEVHSNLMNSERFGISLKEDRFLLSVRQRFNLPGGSCCFDLPALHYWLHTPTEQKQRDASAWLQTLKPLSSALSLWLKLARETGQYRAYTAKSGFYQSDAEGANILRLMIPLEYGVYPMISGHKNRFAIKFIEFETNQASASDIQFELAVCC, from the coding sequence ATGACGATCCATCAATTCGAACATCCCCTGAATGAAAAGACTCGAATTTATCTGAGAGTCGAAGCCCTGCTGGCCCAACTTCATCGTGCATCTCAATTTGATGATAGTGACCAATATCAGCTGTTTTTCCGGGCATTATTTGACCTGCTTGATATTTTTGAACAAATTCAGCTCCGCAGTGAACTGGCAAAAGATATCGAAAAGCAGCGAATCATGTACCGCAATTGGTTGAATGTTGACGGTGTCGATCAAAATACATTACTGGCGTTACTGAGAGAAGTCGATGAAGTCCATTCAAATTTGATGAATTCAGAACGCTTTGGTATCTCACTCAAAGAAGATCGCTTTCTGCTCTCTGTTCGCCAGCGATTCAATCTTCCCGGTGGTTCATGCTGTTTTGATCTGCCGGCCCTGCATTACTGGCTGCATACACCGACGGAACAAAAACAGCGGGATGCTTCTGCTTGGCTCCAAACCCTGAAACCACTCTCATCGGCACTGAGTCTATGGCTGAAACTTGCCCGGGAAACCGGTCAGTACCGGGCTTATACAGCAAAATCAGGCTTTTATCAGAGCGATGCTGAGGGTGCGAACATTCTCCGCCTGATGATTCCTCTGGAATATGGGGTTTATCCCATGATTTCAGGACACAAAAATCGTTTTGCGATAAAATTTATTGAATTTGAAACGAATCAAGCCAGCGCCAGTGATATTCAGTTTGAGCTGGCGGTTTGTTGCTAA
- the coaE gene encoding dephospho-CoA kinase (Dephospho-CoA kinase (CoaE) performs the final step in coenzyme A biosynthesis.) codes for MTFVVGLTGGISSGKTTVANLFHQQFAIDVVDADVIAREVVAMGTTGLAAITEHFGPTILNHDGTLNRSQLREIIFADAHEKSWLNQLLHPMIRQQMQYALAHTTSPYALLVIPLLVENQLQSMTDRVLVVDVDETIQIQRTMRRDGISYPHAQNILSAQATRAERLAVADDVINNSAENHQLLPQITELHQKYLAMSGRNL; via the coding sequence ATGACATTCGTCGTCGGGTTAACCGGAGGGATATCAAGCGGGAAAACAACGGTGGCCAATCTCTTTCATCAACAGTTTGCGATTGATGTCGTTGATGCAGATGTCATTGCCAGAGAGGTGGTTGCCATGGGTACAACGGGGCTGGCTGCTATTACAGAACATTTCGGTCCAACCATACTTAACCATGACGGTACATTAAATCGCTCGCAGCTAAGAGAGATTATTTTTGCCGATGCGCATGAAAAATCATGGCTGAATCAACTGCTTCACCCGATGATAAGACAACAAATGCAGTATGCACTCGCTCATACCACCTCTCCCTACGCATTGTTAGTTATCCCACTCTTAGTCGAAAATCAACTCCAGTCGATGACGGACCGAGTTTTAGTCGTCGATGTGGATGAAACGATACAAATCCAGCGCACAATGCGCCGTGACGGAATCAGTTATCCGCACGCTCAGAACATCCTGTCTGCCCAAGCGACAAGAGCTGAACGCCTTGCAGTGGCCGATGATGTGATTAACAATAGTGCAGAAAACCACCAACTTCTGCCTCAAATCACAGAATTGCATCAAAAGTACCTAGCCATGAGCGGCAGAAATTTGTGA
- a CDS encoding prepilin peptidase, translating into MDAFLIYPWLFPVFASLFGLIIGSFLNVVIYRLPQMMVTNWKQEFAEAFPEYDIPSPTKQEKISLSLPASFCPHCHHRIRPWHNIPLFGWLLLGGKCTDCGERISIQYPLVELVTALASCIIAIHGGMTYYTLALLLFTYISIAAACIDLNQMLLPDNLTIPLIWLGLLLSLTHINPLPLSDALIGAVAGYLSLWSIYWMFKLLTKKEGMGYGDFKYLAALGAWIGWQTLPMVILLSSVIGIILGATLLLIRKQGNQSFPFGPSLAIAGWICLIWGEPMMSWYTSIVLGA; encoded by the coding sequence ATGGATGCATTTTTGATTTATCCTTGGTTATTTCCTGTTTTTGCGAGCCTCTTCGGGCTCATCATCGGCAGTTTTCTCAATGTCGTCATCTATCGTTTACCACAAATGATGGTCACAAACTGGAAGCAAGAATTTGCCGAAGCTTTCCCCGAGTACGATATTCCTTCCCCAACGAAGCAGGAAAAAATTTCACTCAGTCTCCCTGCATCATTCTGTCCACACTGCCATCACCGAATCCGGCCTTGGCATAATATTCCACTGTTTGGCTGGTTATTGCTCGGTGGCAAATGTACAGATTGTGGCGAACGGATATCGATACAATATCCACTGGTAGAACTCGTGACGGCACTGGCAAGCTGCATCATCGCGATTCATGGCGGTATGACCTATTATACATTGGCATTGCTTCTCTTTACTTACATCAGCATTGCCGCGGCATGTATCGATCTCAACCAGATGTTACTTCCTGACAATTTAACCATCCCATTAATCTGGCTTGGGCTGTTACTATCACTGACACACATCAACCCACTCCCTTTATCCGATGCGCTGATAGGCGCGGTGGCCGGCTATTTATCTCTCTGGTCGATTTACTGGATGTTTAAACTGTTGACCAAAAAAGAAGGCATGGGATACGGCGACTTTAAATATCTTGCAGCCTTAGGTGCATGGATCGGCTGGCAAACGCTACCGATGGTGATTTTATTGTCCTCCGTGATTGGCATCATTTTAGGAGCCACTCTACTGTTGATAAGAAAGCAAGGTAATCAGAGCTTTCCATTCGGCCCTTCTCTGGCGATTGCCGGATGGATCTGTCTCATCTGGGGGGAGCCCATGATGAGCTGGTATACATCAATCGTGTTAGGAGCATAA
- a CDS encoding type II secretion system F family protein, with translation MMPSPTPELHRYYWQGIHLDQQRKTGHLWAFSQAEALRQLQQTLTAIHIIRPDPPNPLTRWLNRARVKDITDLVRQLAIMLNAGIPIVQALLLMASQFSRFGGKLIVLQAHDALMNGASVTNALQQSSPAFRGLYGDMIHAGEMTGRIAETLTQIADYREKHAQLRAKMIKAATYPSIVLTSALLLTTLMLTKVIPEFAQMFAHMHAELPWLTRQVLTISDVLRFWGKWMLAFMIGALCLLRCLWHRLTILQTMTETLQLKLPLLGPLRTKAIMIRCCRTLATCYDCGIPLLDSLKSAQNIAGSLRYRAALETVLVQVSAGSSLYVAMQNSHHFPEFVTQMVFIGEESGTLGQVLTKVAQQYEQDIDQCIEQLGEMIEPCLIVLLGGLIGGLVIAMYLPVFNLMQVMG, from the coding sequence ATGATGCCGTCCCCAACGCCTGAACTTCATCGCTATTACTGGCAAGGTATTCATCTCGATCAACAGCGGAAAACCGGACATCTCTGGGCATTCTCTCAGGCAGAAGCACTCCGCCAGTTGCAACAAACGCTGACAGCGATTCACATCATTCGCCCAGATCCGCCCAATCCACTCACCCGCTGGCTCAATCGCGCTCGCGTGAAAGATATCACAGACCTTGTACGACAACTGGCAATCATGCTGAACGCAGGGATCCCCATTGTTCAAGCGCTTCTTTTGATGGCCTCACAATTCTCTCGTTTTGGCGGAAAACTCATTGTATTACAAGCACACGATGCACTGATGAACGGTGCATCAGTCACCAATGCACTCCAACAAAGTTCACCCGCTTTTCGTGGTCTGTATGGTGACATGATCCATGCCGGAGAAATGACCGGGAGAATCGCTGAGACACTGACTCAAATTGCTGACTACCGAGAAAAACATGCACAACTCCGGGCAAAAATGATCAAAGCAGCAACGTATCCGTCGATTGTTCTGACGAGCGCACTGCTACTCACCACACTGATGTTAACCAAAGTCATCCCTGAATTTGCTCAGATGTTTGCCCATATGCACGCTGAGTTACCTTGGTTGACTCGTCAGGTTCTGACCATCTCAGACGTGCTACGATTTTGGGGAAAGTGGATGCTCGCCTTCATGATTGGTGCGCTTTGCCTGTTGAGGTGTCTCTGGCATCGCCTTACGATACTCCAAACGATGACTGAAACACTCCAACTTAAGCTACCGCTATTGGGCCCTTTGAGAACAAAAGCGATTATGATTCGTTGTTGTCGCACTCTGGCAACCTGTTATGATTGCGGTATTCCTTTACTGGATAGCCTGAAAAGCGCACAAAATATTGCAGGGTCGCTGCGGTATCGAGCAGCACTAGAAACAGTTTTAGTACAAGTGTCTGCCGGAAGCAGCTTATATGTGGCAATGCAGAACAGTCACCATTTTCCTGAATTTGTCACACAAATGGTATTCATCGGAGAAGAATCCGGTACATTAGGTCAAGTATTGACGAAAGTAGCCCAACAATACGAACAAGACATCGATCAGTGTATTGAACAGCTCGGAGAAATGATTGAACCCTGCTTGATCGTGTTGCTTGGCGGCTTGATCGGGGGGTTAGTCATCGCAATGTATTTACCTGTCTTTAACTTAATGCAGGTGATGGGATAG